The Glandiceps talaboti chromosome 9, keGlaTala1.1, whole genome shotgun sequence genome window below encodes:
- the LOC144440112 gene encoding ubiquitin carboxyl-terminal hydrolase 2-like, translated as MSYGRSSIMASPVATSRRPPPSPKMSRFLNNGSPSMRRRNNDYNSGYNYSSTGTTSHYDNTMMYGTARRARDPVPRPRALPPGPGPLDATGRKMDKSTIKDSFRENKSTNKHTGRAPVKAVYTDKTYYNDVDKNIKPSSPSSPYRSSSFSKGRKSQSMSDLSGDLNRLELSDSPSSLSRSSRQNKGSSSHLNLDANKHYDVLQGTQRRDDSRKDDFELGYKSSSVKATSTVSSHPYVSKNSYLSSVGKETLTATLPTQITRDNRSMSVDRDYSREPVKMSKTDTYQQPPSRRRASLSTVPITSKAGLVGLKNLGNTCFMNSILQCLSNTRPLQEYCLKKDYQDEINKTSDMKGQLMTAFANLILTMWTSTSDYAVNPSVLHKQVQKFAPQFSGYGQHDSQEFLRFLLEGLHDDINKIQRKPRYNDEIPDDISNEEKARVAWNRYNSREQSKISDQFVGQLKSTLTCTVCQHSSVTFDPFWDLSLPIPKTSSSYRDEVSLRECLQLFTKEEILDGMEKPTCSRCQTKRKCIKKLSIQRFPSILVLHLKRFSSSRYRSKLTTNVDFSLEDLNLKEFSAHGVSAPYYSLYGVSNHSGSTYGGHYIAFCKHSQTQDWYEFNDSRVDRMSSSRVVSSTAYVLFYEKVK; from the exons ATGTCATATGGCAGATCAAGCATTATGGCTTCACCTGTAGCAACATCTCGCAGACCTCCACCATCACCCAAAATGTCACGTTTTCTTAACAACGGAAGTCCAAGTATGAGGAGAAGAAACAATGATTATAATTCAGGATATAATTATTCGTCTACTGGTACCACTTCTCATTATGATAATACAATGATGTATGGTACTGCAAGAAGGGCAAGAGATCCAGTGCCGCGACCTCGAGCTTTGCCTCCTGGTCCAGGCCCCTTAGATGCCACTGGAAGAAAAATGGACAAGTCGACAATAAAAGACAGTTTTCGagaaaacaaatcaacaaacaaacataccgGGCGTGCACCTGTTAAAGCTGTGTATACAGATAAGACATATTACAATGATGTAGATAAGAATATCAAACCTTCATCACCATCCTCACCGTACAGGTCAAGTAGTTTCTCAAAAGGTAGAAAAAGTCAAAGCATGTCAGATTTATCAGGGGATCTTAACAGGCTGGAACTCTCTGATAGTCCTTCCTCGTTGTCAAGAAGCAGTCGTCAAAACAAAGGCAGTTCTTCCCATCTCAATCTTGATGCAAATAAACATTATGATGTGTTACAAGGAACACAAAGAAGGGACGACAGTCGAAAAGATGACTTTGAACTTGGATACAAATCTAGTAGTGTGAAAGCTACTAGTACAGTATCGTCACATCCATATGTATCTAAAAATTCATACCTCAGCAGTGTTGGCAAAGAAACACTTACAGCAACTTTACCAACACAAATAACTCGAGACAACAGATCAATGTCTGTCGACCGTGATTATTCAAGAGAGCCTGTGAAAATGTCCAAGACTGATACTTACCAG CAGCCTCCATCTCGGAGAAGAGCGTCTCTAAGTACAGTACCAATTACTTCCAAAGCCGGACTGGTAGGACTTAAAAATCTAGGCAACACA TGTTTTATGAATTCTATACTACAATGTCTCAGCAACACAAGACCATTACAAGAATATTGCTTGAAGAAAGATTATCaagatgaaataaataaaactagTGATATGAAAGGACAGTTGATGACAG CATTTGCCAATTTAATTCTTACAATGTGGACATCGACATCAGACTATGCTGTCAACCCATCAGTGCTACACAAACAAGTACAAAAGTTTGCTCCACAGTTTAGTGGCTATGG CCAACATGATTCTCAGGAATTTCTAAGGTTTCTGTTGGAAGGACTGcatgatgacatcaataaaatacAGAGAAAACCAAGATACAATGATGAAATCCCTGACGATATCAG TAATGAAGAGAAAGCAAGGGTTGCCTGGAACCGCTATAATTCAAGAGAACAGAGTAAAATCAGTGATCAGTTTGTAGGTCAACTGAAGAGTACACTAACATGTACAGTATGCCAGCATAGttctgtaacctttgaccccttcTGGGATTTATCTCTTCCTATACCAAAG ACTAGTTCAAGTTATAGAGATGAGGTCAGTCTTAGAGAATGTCTACAATTATTTACCAAAGAAGAGATACTGGATGGCATGGAAAAACCA ACGTGTTCTAGATGTCAGACAAAGAGGAAATGTATAAAGAAGTTAAGTATACAGAGATTCCCATCAATACTAGTCCTAC ATTTGAAACGGTTTTCATCGTCAAGATATAGATCTAAACTAACAACAAATGTAGACTTCTCTCTAGAGGACCTTAATTTAAAGGAATTCAGTGCACATG gTGTAAGTGCCCCTTACTACAGTCTATATGGTGTATCAAATCATTCTGGTAGTACATATGGTGGTCACTACATAGCTTTCTGTAAACACTCACAGACACAAGATTGGTATGAATTTAACGACTCAAG AGTTGATCGTATGTCTTCATCTAGAGTGGTGTCATCCACAGCGTATGTGTTGTTTTATGAAAAGGTGAAGTAA